From the Molothrus ater isolate BHLD 08-10-18 breed brown headed cowbird chromosome 25, BPBGC_Mater_1.1, whole genome shotgun sequence genome, one window contains:
- the LRIF1 gene encoding ligand-dependent nuclear receptor-interacting factor 1 isoform X1 has protein sequence MYRVIQTTGPDGKNLLKLLPISKTSGSFVPIVQSPAMPNNSNANVSSPVHLTFKTQIGNTAALSSVKIPIFQPPNPGKIILTRTLDKQENARAGSEKESLISNAAANAQSSCVPMDGVSLQNVAITSSSHQSSPTYTVVNTKPLPVTVKSPMLPSGHHLQIPADAEVKSVPASLLPPAIQQKILAAAATNVSGGADSTKAPTVIYVSPVNTVKTSQVLPKHLQSFCPQPATEVSKTLIVTAAQKGSGSSLEPVTSEGQQCQQTPMKWIVQETAPLSAACRIPVKSSSNVASKILKTLSDTKNVEVNPANILPLCSNGPGGSQTKITRLKDNALVMYNGKVYLLAKRGSDVLSAQADKQTSPSSDALLKKETPEQIDSTEVNKITSKVVNLVLSKSKAVVLSQKDPKPCTVSKNSSPISLRNDLQSTSAALLTPSANQQDPTVILRQNLPFTKNVSCSEVIPVPAVGMQESVWQNGKDISHSPRAAGAVLPQAKQECAVSEDWPKMQCVKMDSPGKVIQINHQEHSHWRQYLELRKKFGLYKEERVYLTRVPLRAFCENPEEGVCSSDSLERKNESCSSSSLDVEVMSHHQECVKEKIIVDLEEDLNRKRKIKSSPLSDSGKRRRTSVKSATSPSLEITSSSSSARNRSVSPAPAPAQPSVPTGFVGVSQERDLEQDTFFRYSDTTHPGISVLVTSEEDTSILEGSFRDDAFPMAPPDLEETIREERIKRLKQTLRQQNAALEEMRRERQQS, from the exons ATGTACCGAGTCATTCAGACAACGGGACCAGATGGAAAAAACCTTCTGAAATTGCTTCCCATTTCTAAAACTTCTGGAAGCTTTGTGCCAATAGTTCAGTCTCCAGCCATGCCAAATAATTCTAATGCAAATGTTTCTAGCCCAGTCCATCTTACTTTCAAGACACAGATTGGCAATACTGCTGCACTTTCATCTGTTAAGATACCGATTTTTCAGCCTCCTAATCCTGGAAAGATTATTCTTACGAGGACATTAGACAAGCAGGAAAATGCTAGGGCAGGTTCTGAAAAGGAAAGCTTGATTTCAAATGCAGCTGCcaatgcccagagcagctgtgtgccCATGGATGGAGTGTCCTTGCAGAACGTGGCCATCACGAGCTCCTCTCACCAGAGCAGCCCAACCTACACAGTGGTGAATACCAAACCACTCCCAGTGACTGTTAAGTCTCCAATGCTGCCCTCCGGACACCACCTGCAGATTCCAGCTGATGCAGAAGTGAAATCTGTCCCAGCGTCTCTTTTGCCACCTGCAATACAGCAAAAaatcctggcagctgcagccaccaaTGTGTCTGGAGGGGCTGACAGTACAAAAGCACCAACAGTGATTTACGTGTCCCCCGTAAACACAGTGAAAACCTCCCAAGTCCTGCCCAAACACTTGCAGAGCTTTTGCCCTCAACCTGCCACGGAAGTTTCAAAGACACTGATAGTGACAGCTGCCCAGAAGGGATCTGGTTCTTCTCTTGAGCCAGTCACATCCgaggggcagcagtgccagcaaaCTCCCATGAAATGGATTGTGCAAGAAACTGCCCCGCTTTCAGCAGCTTGTCGTATCCCTGTAAAGTCTTCAAGTAATGTGGCTTCCAAGATCCTGAAAACTTTGTCAGACACGAAGAACGTAGAAGTTAACCCTGCAAATATTTTACCACTCTGTTCTAATGGTCCTGGTGGAAGCCAAACCAAAATCACACGTTTAAAAGATAATGCTCTGGTCATGTACAATGGGAAAGTCTATTTATTGGCCAAAAGAGGCTCTGATGTTCTGTCAGCCCAGGCTGACAAACAGACATCTCCCTCTTCTGATGCTTTACTTAAAAAGGAGACACCCGAGCAAATTGATTCTACTGAAGTCAATAAAATAACCAGTAAAGTGGTGAATCTGGTGTTGtcaaaaagcaaagcagtggTGCTGTCTCAGAAAGACCCAAAACCATGTACAGTTTCCAAAAATTCGTCACCAATTAGCTTAAGAAATGACTTACAATCcacatctgcagctctgctgacaccAAGTGCTAATCAGCAGGATCCCACTGTTATCTTGAGACAGAATTTGCCCTTCACCAAGAACGTTTCTTGCAGTGAAGTGATCCCAGTTCCAGCAGTAGGGATGCAGGAGAGTGTGTGGCAAAATGGCAAAGACATAAGTCATTCCCcaagagcagcaggggctgtgttACCTCAGGCTAAGCAGGAATGTGCTGTCAGTGAAGACTGGCCAAAG atgcAATGTGTAAAGATGGATTCACCGGGAAAGGTTATTCAAATCAATCACCAAGAGCACTCACACTGGAGACAATATTTggaattaaggaaaaaatttgGTCTCTATAAAGAAGAGAGAGTTTACCTTACGAGAGTCCCATTAAGGGCCTTCTGTGAGAATCCAGAAGAAGGGGTTTGTTCCAGTGACagcttggaaaggaaaaatgagtcTTGCAGTTCATCCTCATTGGATGTGGAAGTAATGAGTCATCATCAGGAATGTGTTAAAGAAAAG ATAATTGTGGATCTGGAAGAAGATTTgaataggaaaaggaaaataaaatcctcacCTTTGTCAGACAGTGGCAAAAGGAGGAGAACTTCAGTCAAATCAGCCACAAGTCCCAGTTTAGAAATCACCAGCTCAAGTTCCAGTGCACGTAACAGGAGTGTTTCGcctgcaccagccccagcacagccaagtgTTCCCACTGGCTTCGTCGGAGTGTCCCAAGAGAGGGACTTGGAGCAGGACACGTTCTTCCGGTACAGTGACACTACCCACCCAGGGATTTCAGTTTTAGTGACTTCTGAAGAGGATACTTCCATTCTGGAAGGTTCTTTCCGAGATGATGCTTTCCCTATGGCTCCCCCAGACCTGGAGGAGACAATACGGGAAGAAAGAATCAAGCGACTGAAGCAGACCCTGCGGCAGCAGAACGCGGCGCTGGAGGAAATGCGCcgggaaaggcagcagagctga
- the LRIF1 gene encoding ligand-dependent nuclear receptor-interacting factor 1 isoform X2: MQCVKMDSPGKVIQINHQEHSHWRQYLELRKKFGLYKEERVYLTRVPLRAFCENPEEGVCSSDSLERKNESCSSSSLDVEVMSHHQECVKEKIIVDLEEDLNRKRKIKSSPLSDSGKRRRTSVKSATSPSLEITSSSSSARNRSVSPAPAPAQPSVPTGFVGVSQERDLEQDTFFRYSDTTHPGISVLVTSEEDTSILEGSFRDDAFPMAPPDLEETIREERIKRLKQTLRQQNAALEEMRRERQQS; this comes from the exons atgcAATGTGTAAAGATGGATTCACCGGGAAAGGTTATTCAAATCAATCACCAAGAGCACTCACACTGGAGACAATATTTggaattaaggaaaaaatttgGTCTCTATAAAGAAGAGAGAGTTTACCTTACGAGAGTCCCATTAAGGGCCTTCTGTGAGAATCCAGAAGAAGGGGTTTGTTCCAGTGACagcttggaaaggaaaaatgagtcTTGCAGTTCATCCTCATTGGATGTGGAAGTAATGAGTCATCATCAGGAATGTGTTAAAGAAAAG ATAATTGTGGATCTGGAAGAAGATTTgaataggaaaaggaaaataaaatcctcacCTTTGTCAGACAGTGGCAAAAGGAGGAGAACTTCAGTCAAATCAGCCACAAGTCCCAGTTTAGAAATCACCAGCTCAAGTTCCAGTGCACGTAACAGGAGTGTTTCGcctgcaccagccccagcacagccaagtgTTCCCACTGGCTTCGTCGGAGTGTCCCAAGAGAGGGACTTGGAGCAGGACACGTTCTTCCGGTACAGTGACACTACCCACCCAGGGATTTCAGTTTTAGTGACTTCTGAAGAGGATACTTCCATTCTGGAAGGTTCTTTCCGAGATGATGCTTTCCCTATGGCTCCCCCAGACCTGGAGGAGACAATACGGGAAGAAAGAATCAAGCGACTGAAGCAGACCCTGCGGCAGCAGAACGCGGCGCTGGAGGAAATGCGCcgggaaaggcagcagagctga
- the DRAM2 gene encoding DNA damage-regulated autophagy modulator protein 2, giving the protein MWWFQQGLSFLPVALVVWSAASFIFSYITAIVLHHVDPLVPYISDTGTIPPERCLFGIMLNVSTFLGMATMYVRYKQVSALSPEKPKILRLNKLGLTLGWMSCFGLCIIANFQKCILYYIHVLGACLTFGVGSIYMLVQTILSYLMQPEVHSKDIFWARLAVFLWSCSSILSMFVSSVVLYSGLYGQNLVQKLHWDPQERGYTPHIISTVSEWSLAFSFLSFFLTYIRDFQKISLQAVVSLQGQTLHESPGSFKAEEQALLIAGSI; this is encoded by the exons ATGTGGTGGTTCCAGCAAGGCCTCTCGTTCCTGCCCGTGGCACTGGTTGTGTGGTCAGCAGCATCGTTCATCTTTTCCTACATTACTGCAATTGTCCTGCACCACGTTGACCCTTTGGTGCCCTACATCAG TGATACAGGGACAATACCGCCTGAAAGATGCTTATTTGGGATCATGTTAAATGTTTCAACCTTCTTGG GGATGGCCACCATGTACGTCCGGTACAAACAAGTGTCTGCCCTGAGCCCAGAAAAACCCAAGATCCTCAGGCTGAATAAGCTGGGCCTCACACTGGGATGGATGAGCTGCTTTGGACTCTGCATTATTGCAAATTTCCAG AAATGCATCCTGTACTACATCCACGTGCTGGGAGCCTGCCTGACCTTCGGGGTGGGGTCCATTTACATGCTGGTTCAGACCATCCTGTCCTACCTGATGCAGCCAGAAGTTCACAGCAAAGACATCTTCTGGGCCCGCTTGGCTGTGTTCCTGTGGAGCTGTTCCAGCATCCTGAGCA TGTTTGTGTCCTCAGTTGTGTTGTACAGTGGCTTGTATGGACAGAATCTGGTGCAGAAGCTGCACTGGGACCCCCAGGAAAGA GGCTACACCCCCCACATCATCAGCACCGTCTCCGAGTGGTCACTGGCATTCTCcttcctcagcttcttcctcacCTACATCCGTGACTTCCAG aaAATCTCCCTGCAAGCCGTGGTCAGCCTGCAGGGCCAGACCCTGCACGAGAGCCCAGGGAGCTTCAAGGCAGAAGAGCAGGCACTGCTCATAGCAGGGAGCATCTGA